The genomic DNA AAAATTCAACAGTTACTTTATATTCATTCATAAGAGTACCTCCTAAAAACAGATTCTTTGATCAGACTACTTTCATTTTAGTATAAGCATTATATTTTAGCAAAACTTTTGAATTTTATAATGGATGGTTAAAAATTCAGTATGGGCTAGGCCATTTCTATTTTTCAACCCATATCCTTTTGTTATCTTCTCGTTTTGTAAGGTTCAAAGTGTCCAGTAGCTCTAACAATGGTACTAGATATTTTCTTGAGAGCTGTAATGTGTCCTTTGCATCCTTTAAATCGAAAGACTCACCTGTGGAGGCTCTAAGATTAATTAATGCTTTATCAACTACGTTTTTATGTATAACGTGTTTTTCATCCAGTTGGTACAGAAGATTTGAATTCGTTAAGAACCATTTAAGTTCATTGGCCTCTTTATCGGGTAACCCTGCCTGAGAAACATATTCATCCCAGGTTTTGACTTGTAAATTATCTTCTATTAGTGAGTTAATAAGATTATCCATACGCTTAGCCCACTGAGATGGGAAACTGGGTTTAAAATGATCGAGTGCTATGAATTGCCCATTTTTCTTTATTTTACCCTCAGTAATCATACCCTCAATTACAAAATCCAATAACGTCTTAGGAAACTTACTTGAAAGTTCCTGAGAAATTTCTGCTTTATTAAGTCCTAGTCTCAAAGAATTTCCAAGATGATAGTTTTGTAATAGTTCTTCTATTTTAATGTGTAGTTCAGATACGACTGTTTTTAACGTATAAATATTTGCCTTAACCTCTATAACTTCCTGGTGTGAAAGTAATTCCTCTACAGACTCTTTAGCAAGAGAAGTTGCCTTTATAATCTCCGCTTTCGAAAGCAGTTTTTCCCTTTGTAAAGCCTCTGTTAAACGGTCAAATGGACTTCCTTCTTTTTTCTGAAGGAGCATTGAAACAGTGTCTTTACCAAACTTATATTTTCCACCAAGTGGATCAATCACCCAACCACCGGCAATCGTTTCCGATGGAGTAGGCCTTCTTAATATAAATCGATCCCCTCGCTTTGTAACAATAGGCTGATCAAGTCGAATCTGACAGACTACCTCATCAAGCTCATCCTTCACTTCATTCCGGTCAAAAAATACGATCTGCCCCATCACTTCTGAAGTGCCAATGTGACATTTGACCAGCGCTCTTTGCTTAACAAGGTGCTCTAAATCTGAAACAAATCGGATGACAACATCCATTGTTTGGGTAACGACATAATGCTTTGAAGAAACTAGCACATCTCCTCTAGTAACATCATCTGTTGTGACATTAGAAAGATTAATGGCCACTCTTTGTCCAGCAGTGGCTTTGTCCATTTGTATTTGGTGTATCTGCAATTGCCTGGCTTTTGTCTCATGAAAGGAAGGTAAAATAGTAAGCTGATCTCCTTCGAAGATAGTGCCTTCGTAAACAGTACCTCTTACAACCGTTCCCTGCCCCTTCACAGTGAATACCTGATCAATTGGAAGTCGAAAGCTTCCCAATGAATTACGTGCTTCTATATGAGACAATTGATTAAGTATTGTACTTTTGAGTTCATCTATTCCCATTTTTGATAGACTATTAATTGGTACAATTGGTGCATCTGCAAATAACGTTCCCTGTAATTGCTCAGCTATTTCTTCTTTCACTAATTCAGTAAATTCTTCTTCTACTCGGTCAATCTTACTAATAGCAACGATCCCTCGTTTAACACCTAGAAAGGATAGTATTTCTAGGTGCTCCTTCGTTTGTGGCATCACACCCTCATCCGCTGCCACAACTAAAATAACCAAATCAATCCCCGCTACTCCTGCAATCATTTGACGAATAAAACGTTCGTGACCTGGAACATCAATCACAGATATTTGCATTTCCTCATTTATATGTAAGGGAGCAAACCCCAATTCAATAGAAATTTGTCGTTCCTTTTCTTCCTTTAAACGATCTGTATCAACATTTGTTAGAGCTTTTGTTAACGTCGTTTTTCCATGATCTATATGGCCTGCCATACCTATTGTGAAAGACCTCTTCTCCATTACTCCACCTTCTTTACCAAAACATCAACTATCTTTTATCCATTATACGTCTGTTCCCACCAATTTTAAAGGAAACAAACCTGAACTTGACACTTTAACACATTACCGCACTGGGGGTCAGGCCCCAGAAGACACATTTTGCTTGATTTGTTTAATGTTATACTTGTATAATAGGAGTTACATTTCTACGGGGCTGATTGGGGTACTGGTGTCCTCCATGGTCTTCAAAACCACTTGTGTCCTGCGTGCCAGGATAGCTGGGTTCGATTCCCAGGCAGTCCCGCCAAAAAAATTAACTAATAACTTGTATGACCTCCTAACTATGCGGAAAAAATACCCATAGTTAAGGAGGTTTTTTGTTGTACTTGAATTAATCGATGAAGGGATTGGTAACTCTGAACAGAAATAGTGTCACCTGTTTTACTTATCTTTTAATAGCTTTATTATGTCTCTATACACTGCAAGTAGACAAAGTTTACTCATCTCCACCACAAGAGAACTCGGACTGGTCTTATCAAGAAAAAACTGGACCTGATTATTGGGGCTCTTTAGACCCTTCTTTCGTACAATGTGAAAAAGGGGCCTCTCAGTCACCTATTAATATTGACACTTCAAAGGTCATCGAACACTCAGAATTAAAAGACATTAGCCTCAATTATACAAAGTCTAGTTTTTCAATAACAAAGAAACAACTCACTCTAGAACTTCTCCCAGAGGATAAGAATAACTCTCTCTATATAGGAGAAAAAGAATATGTCTTAAAACAAATTCATTTTCACTATCCAAGCGAACATACGCTAAACGGCAAAAAGTTTCCTGCTGAGATACATCTTGTTCACCAAAATCGGTCAGGGCAATTAGCTGTTATTGGTCTTTTCGTAGAAAAAGGCAAGGAAAACCAAGTAATCAAGAAATTTTTCCGAGAACTTCCGAGAGAGATTGAGAAGGATCAGAAGGTAAAAGAAGATATAAACGTAGAAAACCTGTTACCTGAAAAAACAGTGTATTTTCGTTATGATGGGTCGTTAACTACACCACCTTGTTCTGAAGATGTTAAGTGGCTAGTTCTAAACCAATCTATAGAAATGTCAGCAGATCAACTCAATAAGCTAGAAACATTATTTATATCAAACAGTCGGCCTGTTCAATCGATTGGAAAGCGTAAAGTCTACATTAAACCGAATTAAAAAGTAGTAAAGATAAGAGGGATTGTCCTTTTATCTTTACTACCTTACTTTTACGATTCTTTAGGTTTAAACGTCCTACAACAAGTTTGAGCTGATTTCACTGCTTCGTCTATATGATCCTTATATCCTAATTCCTCTCCAAACTCTGAGTTATAGCTTGAATGACGGTCTAAATCTACCATGATTTTTTCCGCACGACAGACATTTCCTTCCCCATAAAACGTACAATTTGAAATAGAACAACTTACTTCTACATTTGGCATGTACTTGTCCTCCTTTCAGTTGTAACCTACCCTTTTAAATTACAATTCCGTTCCTTCATAATTTGCATATTTTTGAGTTAAATATGTACTAGATAGGTTAGCATCATTTTACAAAATTTACTCCTCACCTCTCTATTTCGACATTTTTTTATTGTCAATGCCTATTTATTCCATATATAATAAAGTACAACATAACAAATCCAAACAAGGTATTGGAGGTATACATGCCATTAGCCATAATGGAGTTATTAATTGGGTTGCTATTTATCTTTACGTTGCTATTTCTTTTTCAAATATATAATGATTGGTATGATAAGAAACCATCTCCTCTTACCTTTTTCTTATTTTCAACTCTCTCAATGATCCTTGTGATGATTAATCCGTTTGAGGATTCATCTGGAATGCGCTTTGATTATAGGTACATTCCATTAATCTTGGCTACATTGTACGGTGGCTTCCGTGTTGGACTACCCCTTTTAGTAATTTGTATAGCGATTCGTTTTTGGTACGGTGGTAGCGGATTTTATGCAACACTAATCAATTCTGGTGGCACAGTTCTGCTATCTATACTATTACATCAATTTTTTATTATTATTCGAACATACCAAAAGGTAATAATGGCAACCACCCTATCACTTGTCGTTACAACATCCACTTTACTGGTTATTCATTATTACTTTAATGTAAATGTATCATTGGAGATATGGATTGGGTTTGCAGGGATTCAAACGGTTAGTGTTGGTTTAATAACCTTACTAATCGAAACCACGAAAAAAACATTACTCATTAGAGAAAAAATAATTAGGGCAAAGAAGCTAGAGGCTGTAAGTCATTTAGCAGCTAGTGTGGGACATGAAATAAGGAATCCGCTAACAGTGACTAGAGGATTTTTACAGTTATTACAAACTGACAAAGATCTTCCATTTCAAAAGAGGCAAGAGTTTCTACAGATTGCAATGGAGCAATTAGACAGTGCAGAAACCATTATTTCTGACTACCTAACATTTGCCAAACCGGATATATCAAATGTAGAAGTTTTAGATATCGGTTTAGAAATTAAAAAGGCAACAGAGCTTATCACTCCATTGGCAAATCGTCATTCCGTTGTTATAGAAAATAATACCGCTAACAGTCACATAAAAGGCGATCGCAGTTATCTTCAACAATGTCTTGTAAATATTTTAAAGAATAGTATTGAGGCGATGCCACAAGGTGGTTTTTTAACAATACAATCGGAAGTTATTGAAGGGCAGTATAGATTATCCATTAGTGACACAGGAATTGGCATGACAAATGAACAGCTAAAACGCCTTGGAGAACCCTACTTCACCACTAAAGGCTATAAGGGTACTGGGTTAGGAATGATGGTAGTTTATAGTCTTATTAAGGCAATGAGTGGGAGTATTGATGTAACAAGTGAAATAGGAAAAGGAACACAATTTACAATTAACTTTCCTATTGTTAAACAAGAATTAACTATAGAACATACTTATAAAGCTAAATCTGTAAGCTAAAACACATTGTGTTTTAGCTTTTTTAGTCTTTAATAACCAATAAATGGGGCTTTAATTCATTTCTAATTTCGTCAGGTATCGGTTCTGACTTTTGAGTAACAAAGTTAAAATTAACATATGTAGCATTACCCTTTGCACATAGTTTTTGGTCCTGATGTATTTCCTCATACACCTCGAAACTAGAATTGCCAATTCTAGAGATCCAAGTCATAACAGTGACTGGGCTACCATAGTAGATTTGTCCTACATATTCTACATTCATTTTTACAATGACACACTTCCATTCCTGAAAGGATAAACTCGGTGTAAATACACGAAAAATCTGATCACGGCCTGACTCAAACCAAACTGGTATGGTTGTGTTGTTGATATGTCCTGCTCCATCTGTCTCCGAAACTCGAGGGTCGATTACCTTTTTAAACACTAATGCTCACCTCTAAAAAAGTTTTTAATTTTCCGACTATAAAGATTGTATTACATAATTTTAAAAAAGTAAAAACCCAAGCATATATGCTTGGGTTCGGTTCAAAGTGACTTTAACGGATATGACCGTCACCAGTCATTAAATATTTGCAAGTCGTTAATGCTGGAAGTCCCATGGGACCACGTGCATGAAGCTTTTGCGTGGAAATTCCTATTTCAGCACCAAAGCCTAATGCTCCACCATCGGTAAATCTTGTTGAAGCATTATGGTATAATGCAGCTGCATCGACATGCTTCATAAATGTAGAGGCAGCTACCTTATCTTCAGTAATAATTGCTTCTGAGTGCTTAGTACCGTATTGATCGATATGTTCAATCGCCTCATCTATATTTTTTACGATTTTCATCGCAATAGTTAAGCCTAAAAACTCCTCTGCCCAATCTTTTTCCTCTGCAAGTGTAGCACCTGGTATTTCATCAAGCACTCTCTTATCTCCTCGAATGCTTACACCATGATCATTTAATGTTGAAAGAAGAGCAGCTACATTGGATTCAAACCAATCTTCATGAACAATTACTGTTTCTGCCGCATTACACACAGCAGGTCGGTCGGTTTTTGCATTGATTAGAATCGATAATGCTTTATTTACGTCTGCTGCGCGATCGATATAGATATGACAATTTCCTACTCCTGTTTCTAGTACAGGTACAGTAGCATTATTAACAACTGCGTTAATCAAAGCACCTCCACCACGTGGAATTAACACGTCAATATGCTCTTTCAATGTAAACAATTGCTTTGTAGCTGCACGATCAGTACTAGCAATAAACTGAACAGCGTCCTTAGGTATTTTCGTCTCCTCTAATCCTTGGTGAATCACATCAACAATAACTTTATTGGTGTTAATGGCAGAGGAACCACCTTTTAAGACAATTGCATTTCCAGACTTTAGCGCAAGACCTGTTGCATCCACTGTAACATTTGGTCGTGCCTCATAGATCATACCAATAACTCCGAGTGGCACCCGGACCTGTTCTACCTTTAAACCATTTTCGAGTGTCCAATTAGATAAAACATCTCCAGTTGGATCCTCTAATTCTACAACTTCTCTTAGTCCTTTAGAGAAATCGTATATCCTCTCCTTTGTGAGTGAAAGTCTATCCATAAAGGCTTCTTCGAAATTTTGTTCTCTTCCGTTAGCTAGATCCAATTCATTTGCCTTTAAAATGGTTTTATATTCAGCTTCAAGCTTATCGGCTAAAATAGTCAATGCTTCATTTTTCTCTTCTGTGGTTAAAGCACTTAGTATTTTAGCCGCCTTCTTTGCTTGGATAGCTTGTGATTCTACATTAATTTCGTTTGATGTTAATAAAGTCATCAAATTCCCCCTTAAAAAATTGATTATATTACGTAAAACCTATAATCCTGCTGGAATTGAAAATTCGCAATGACATACTAAGTCATCATGATCTACTACTTTTTCATTTTTCGAATGAAGTTGTTTTGTTTCTTCAAGCTTTACCTTTAACTGCTCATAAGAACAATTGATAACACCCAACCCAACGGAATTACCTTCATGATCCATAATTCGCACAACAGAACCTTTTTTAAATTCACCATTTATCTCAACAATACCCTCACGTAATAGACCTGTTTTTTGGTTGATCATTTTTGATTTTGCGTCTTCAGTGATATAGACTTCTCCCTCTGGTCCGGAATTAAAAGCAATCCACTGCTTCTTCTGATCCAAGTTAGTGTTATCTGTTTTAGGTACAAAATAAGTTCCTTTTGCACTTTCATTAACTGCATCTACTAATATATTTTTTGTTCCTGCCTTACCTAGAAACGTAGATATTCCAGAAGCCATTGCAATTTTAACTGCATCAATTTTTGAACGCATGCCACCTGTGCCTACCGAACTTCCTGAATCACCTGCAGCCGCCTCAATAGCTGGTGTAATCTTATGCACCTTCTCAACTAGACTAGCATCACTGTTTGTTCTCGGATCTGCATTATATAGACCTTCAATGTCAGAAAGGATAATAAGCATGTTAGCATCAACAAGACCAGCTACTTTTGCAGAAAGTGTATCATTATCGCCAAAACGCAGGCGATCAACTGTCACTGTATCATTTTCATTGACGATAGGAATGATTCCTCTCTCTAACAATACATTTAAGGTGTTTCTTACATTGTTGTAGCGATTCTCATTTAAAAAATCACTTCGTGTAATTAAAATTTGAGAAGCGACGTAACCATGGGACAATAATAATTCAGAGTAAGCCTCCATTAATAACCCTTGCCCAATGGATGCTGCAGCTTGCTTTTCGGGTAAGGAAGTTGGTCGTTCTAAACACCCAAGCTTACGATATCCTGCTGCTACTGCACCTGATGAAACGACGAGTACTTCATGACCTTCATCTTTCAATTGCACGATTTCATCAACTAGTTTTTCGAGTTTCCGCCGACTAACTTCTCCATGTTGGCTAGTTAATGAGCTGCTACCTATTTTAACAATGATTCGCTTATTCTCGGTGCATGAGGTCATTCTATCACTCCTATTTCTCTCTGTTTGATGACTTTTTTTCAACTTTAATTAGTTTAATACAATTGTTTTATTTTTCATTTGTGCACTAATTTCTTTTGAGCGTTTTGCAGCATGTTGGATAGCCTGCTTAATTGCCTTACCGCCGCCATGTTTGGCAAGCGCCTCTAATCCGGCCGCTGTTGTTCCATTAGGTGACGTAACCTTTTCTCGTAGGTCAGCGGGTGTTGTATCATTTTCCATCATCATTTTGGCTGCACCAAGTATCGTTTGTGAAGCAATTTTTCGGGAAGTCTCTTCATCTAGACCCGCATCTTTACCGGCAATTTCCATATGTTCCATTAGGTAATAAAAGTAGGCTGGACCACTTCCAGCGATTCCAGTAAAGATATCCATTTTATCTTCTTCAATTAAATATACTTCTCCAATTGCTTCTAAAAGATCTTTTGCAAGCTCGACTTGATCGTCCTCAGTAAATTTGCCTCTAGAAATAGCAGTTGCCGATTCTCCAATCATACTTGAAGTATTGGGCATCACTCTTATCACCTGTTGACCAGATTTTAAGTTTTGCTCCATAAAAGAAGTAGAAATCCCTGCTAGTACGGATAAAACTAATTGATTTGGGGTAATTTTATCTTTAATTGATAATAAGGCTTTTTCAGCATCCTTAGGCTTCATAGCCAAAATAAGAATGTCCATTTCATTAAGACTTAACTGTTCACGAGTCAATCCTGTAATTCCATATTTATTTTCAAGCTCTTTTAAGCGAGTTTGATTACTATTGTTCGTAACGATAATTTGTTTAGATGGAACTTTATTTGCATTTACAATACCAGCAATCATTGCTTCTGCCATTGATCCTGCACCTAAAAAAGCAACCTTTTTATGCTTTAGCATCTAACCTCTCCTTAGTTTCATTTTTTTACAATGACTTTATAGTAGCAGATTGAAATGGTTATTCAAGGCTTTTTGAACATGTCATGTGGATATCGGCCAATTAGTTAGTGTAAGCGTTATCAATTAACGATAAATTTCCATAATCCTTTCTCAGGCTTGAAAATAACGGCTAATAGCTGAATATGGAGAAAAATCCTATCTAAAGAAGACATGCAGTGTTTGTCCAATAAATCCACTATTTGAAAATAATTTATTTTATCTAATGGACAACATCGGCTATAATGTAAACAGAGAAATTAATGTTTTAGGGTTTTGGGGTGAACAAATGGTGAAGTTAGATGGATGGTTTTTATGGCTTATATTATTTTGGGTTATATTCCTACCAACAATGATGTCTATTGGTGGCTTTTTTATGTTTCGAAAGTTCTTGAAAAGACTCCCAAAGGAGGATGGCAAATCTGATCTGGACTGGGAGGAACATTATTTAAAAGAAACAATTGCGTTATGGAAAAAAGAAGAGAAGGCCTTACTTGAAGAGTTAGTTAAACCTGTTCCGGAGCTTTTTAGAGATGTTGCAAGGCAGAAGATTGCTGGCACAATCGGTAAGCTAGCTTTAGAGGAAAAAGCGAAAGCTATAACACAAGATCTTGTAGTCAGAGGATATATTATCGCTACGCCTAAGCGTGATCATAAATTTTTACTTAAAACATTACGTGAACAAAAAATTGATGTAACTCCTTATCAGCAATTATTTTAAAAAAAGCGTCAGGTGTCCATTTTTTATGGCATCTGACGCTTTTTATTAGATATGACGACTTGAAACCACCATTTCTGTTTGTAGTTTTTTAAACTTGTACAGCATTGCAATTCTCCAAGGAACAATCATGCCAAATGCAAGAATCCAAAACATTCCGCTCAATTCCCCAAAATCAATGGTTGAGCTCAAAAGATATTTCAACACAATCCTTATTACCAATAATCCTACTAAAACATAGATAAAGGCTTTCGATGCTTTAAGATAAATATCATTTCCCTTAATCTCAAAGTTGGAAGTTTTGATTAGCAGTATAGAAAACAGGAAACCTACAGTCAGTGCCTCAAGAAGCTCAAGAGTAGTCACTCTAAACATCGGATGAACAAACATAAGAGCCCCTGTGCTCATAAAAAGTGGTGGCAGTATGATTTTTTTAACATTTGTAGGTTTTTTTGCTGCTCGCATCCTGACAAACATCATTAGAGTTGCCATAAACACTGCAACAATCGATGAAGCAATTACCATAGAATCAGTCCCTTTCAATTTCCACTTCCCTACTTCCCTATATATATCATAAAAGAAAACAGGAATAAACAAAACCATCTACGACGAAACCCGTAAATGGTTTTGTTTATTTACGTAAGTACTCTATTTATTGCCTCCAATACCCTTCCCTCATCAAAGGGTTTGACAATAAAGTCCTTGGCACCAGCTTCAATGGCTTCAACGACCATTTTGGACTGTCCCATTGCAGAACACATAATAATCACTGCACTTGGATTCTCTTTTTTTATTAATTTAACAGCATCTAATCCGTTCATTTCTGGCATGGTAATATCCATAGTGACTAAGTCTGGGTTAAGTTGTCGATATAATTCAACCGCTTCCTTGCCGTTTTCTGCTTCACCAATAACCTCGTGATTAGCTTTACTTAAGATACTTGAAAGCGTTAATCGCATAAATTTTGCATCATCAACTACAAGAATTTTTGCCAAAATAATACCTCCTCAGACTTACAAAGAAGAATAGCTTGTTTAGATTATAACAAAAATCACTGAAGAGATATAGTAAAATAGTCTCATAAAACTATAATTTTCTTTGACGCAAATTAAAAACCAGTGAAACCACCAAAAATAGGAGTTAAGTAAACGATAATTTTTGTCATCCAATCAAAGAATAGTACAACCCCCATTATAATCATTGTATATCCACCAACTTTAACAATCTTAGCACTATTTCTTCGAATCCACTGCATTTTCCCTAGGAAGAATGAAAGGATTAAAAATGGAATTGAAAAACCTAGAGAATAAGCAATCATATATACCATCCCTGATCCTGGATTTGAAGCGGCTAAAGCAATAACTGAAGCTAAGATTGGTCCAGTACAAGGTGTCCAGCCCGCGGCAAATGCCATACCAATTAAAATAGAACCTAGGTACCCTGTAGGTCTATTTTTAAATTCGAATTTATGATCCTTCATTAAAAATTTAGGAGATAGCACTCCAATAATAACAAAACCAAAGAAGATTATTAGGATAGCACCAATCTGTCTAATTAAATCTTGATAATCGTTAAAGAATTGCCCTAAAAAGGACGTTCCGAAACCTAACATGACAAAAATTAATGAGAAACCTAATAGAAAGAAGATTGTATGTAGTACACTTCTTTTCTGTAACATAGCATTATCAGACTTTAATTCCCCAACAGATACTCCTGTTATATAAGATAAAAATGCTGGATACAGCGGTAAACAGCAGGGTGAGATAAACGAAAGAAAGCCAGCACCAAATGCTAAGAATAAATTTACATCAGCCATTATTTAACAACTCCTAAAACTAAAACTCTATAGTTCCTTTCTATTTTAGCAAAGTATCATATACATTGCATGAAAGAATGTTACAATTTTGTGCCTTCCCTTATATTAGAGTATGCTCCCTAAGTATAAAATGATATATACTGGAATACTATTAAAATCTACCAGCTTTTTTCCTTTGAATTAATTACCATTTTACAGTATAATAATTACATAGATTTAAGATGAAGGGACAGGCTGTTGTGACAAAAACTGAAATGCTTGCAACCATAGAACAAAAAAGAGCCGAACTTATTGATATTGTCCTTAAAAACGGACTATCTTCTTCCATTTCTATTAAACATAGTCAAGAATTGGATGCATTACTAAATCAATATAATAATTATTCAAACTTCAGACAAAAAAGCCTCTCAAATACATAAGAGGCTTTCTTTTTTTCCTTTGCTATTCTCCAACAACCTTTTCCAAACCATCTGGATGTCCATTTTGTAGAAGATACATTTTATAATAAAGTCCTTTTATAGATAACAGTTCTTGATGTGTACCACGTTCAACAATTTCTCCCTGATGTAATACTAGGATTTCATTTGCATCTTGAATAGTTGACAATCGATGTGCGATCGCAATGGTTGTTCTTCCTTCTCTCATTTTCCTTAGTGCAATTTGTATAGCTTCTTCTGTCTCTGTGTCAATACTAGCTGTAGCTTCATCTAATACGAGAATCTTAGGAAGCGCAGCTATCGTTCTTGCAAAAGCAATGAGCTGTCTCTGACCACTCGAGAATGTTGATCCCCGCTCAGTAACTTGATAGTCATATTGATTAGGTAGTTTCTGAATAAACGAATCTGCTTGAACAAACCTCGCCGCTTCTTCAATCTCTTCGTCCGTAATATCTTTGTTAAATAATCGTATATTTTCCTTGACTGTACCAACAAATAAAAACGGATCCTGCAAAACTAATCCAGTATGCTTCCTTAACTCATCATCTTTAAAACTCTTTATCGAATGACCGTCTAGTAAAATATCACCACGGTCAACCTCATAAAAGCGCATTAATAAATTGATAATTGAACTTTTCCCACTACCCGTATGCCCAACTAAGGCAATCGTTTCACCTTTTTTTGCACTAAACGAAATGTTTTTCAACACATCTCTCTTACCATCATATGAAAAACTTACATTCTTAAACTCAATAGTTCCAGTATCAATCTTAGGATTTTCTTTTCCAACCTTCACTGGAGCTAATTCATCATTATCCATAAGTGAAAACACACGATCAGATGCAACAATTGCTTGCTGTAATAATGAAAGTCGCATCATCATTTGGTTAATGGGTTCAAAAAATCTTTCCAAATAGTTTACAAATGCATATAGGACACCTATTTCTACGACATTATTAATCGAAGTTATTCCGAAAAAACTTAATACCAGTATTAGTGCAAGAATATAAACAAAATCAATAGCGGGTCTTAATAATAAACCATCTAGCTTGATATTTTTAATCCCAGCTTTATAATGAGCTTCATTTATTTCATCAAATTCTTTTTGGAGACGTCGTTCTTGTCTAAATACTTGAATAATTGCCATCCCTTGCAAGGACTCATTTATCTTTGCATTTAATTGACTAAGCCTCTCCCTCATATCTTGATAAAATTTTGAACTAAAATGTCGATAAGTTTTCATAATGAGAAAGATAACCGGAATCAGAAATAAACAAAAGAATGCTAATTTAACATTCAAGATAAACATTGCAATAAATACACCTATTAACAACACAGCATTTTGCACGAAGGTTGCTATTACACTTATAAACATATCTTTTATTGCTTCTGTATCATTTGTTACTCTAGAAACAATGCTGCCTCCTGGTGTTTTATCAAAAAACTTTAAGCCCAATGCATGAACCTTAGTAAAGACATCAATCCGTAAATCCTGAATAATGTTTAATGATATTTCGTGAAATTTTACTAACTGAAAATAGTTAACAATAACCTTAATAAAATGGACAAGGATATATGAAACACCCAATATAATTAGTGGTTGTGCCTCTATATTTCTTGGAGTTAAGTAATCATCTATAAAAACCTTCACGAATATAGGCCCTATTATCTCACCTATCGTTCCTATTAATAAAAGTGTAAACGCAATGAAAAACTCTTTCTTATATTTCTTTGTATAGG from Cytobacillus luteolus includes the following:
- the proB gene encoding glutamate 5-kinase, with translation MTSCTENKRIIVKIGSSSLTSQHGEVSRRKLEKLVDEIVQLKDEGHEVLVVSSGAVAAGYRKLGCLERPTSLPEKQAAASIGQGLLMEAYSELLLSHGYVASQILITRSDFLNENRYNNVRNTLNVLLERGIIPIVNENDTVTVDRLRFGDNDTLSAKVAGLVDANMLIILSDIEGLYNADPRTNSDASLVEKVHKITPAIEAAAGDSGSSVGTGGMRSKIDAVKIAMASGISTFLGKAGTKNILVDAVNESAKGTYFVPKTDNTNLDQKKQWIAFNSGPEGEVYITEDAKSKMINQKTGLLREGIVEINGEFKKGSVVRIMDHEGNSVGLGVINCSYEQLKVKLEETKQLHSKNEKVVDHDDLVCHCEFSIPAGL
- the proC gene encoding pyrroline-5-carboxylate reductase, translating into MLKHKKVAFLGAGSMAEAMIAGIVNANKVPSKQIIVTNNSNQTRLKELENKYGITGLTREQLSLNEMDILILAMKPKDAEKALLSIKDKITPNQLVLSVLAGISTSFMEQNLKSGQQVIRVMPNTSSMIGESATAISRGKFTEDDQVELAKDLLEAIGEVYLIEEDKMDIFTGIAGSGPAYFYYLMEHMEIAGKDAGLDEETSRKIASQTILGAAKMMMENDTTPADLREKVTSPNGTTAAGLEALAKHGGGKAIKQAIQHAAKRSKEISAQMKNKTIVLN
- a CDS encoding DUF2621 family protein; its protein translation is MVKLDGWFLWLILFWVIFLPTMMSIGGFFMFRKFLKRLPKEDGKSDLDWEEHYLKETIALWKKEEKALLEELVKPVPELFRDVARQKIAGTIGKLALEEKAKAITQDLVVRGYIIATPKRDHKFLLKTLREQKIDVTPYQQLF
- a CDS encoding CcdC family protein; this encodes MVIASSIVAVFMATLMMFVRMRAAKKPTNVKKIILPPLFMSTGALMFVHPMFRVTTLELLEALTVGFLFSILLIKTSNFEIKGNDIYLKASKAFIYVLVGLLVIRIVLKYLLSSTIDFGELSGMFWILAFGMIVPWRIAMLYKFKKLQTEMVVSSRHI
- a CDS encoding response regulator — translated: MAKILVVDDAKFMRLTLSSILSKANHEVIGEAENGKEAVELYRQLNPDLVTMDITMPEMNGLDAVKLIKKENPSAVIIMCSAMGQSKMVVEAIEAGAKDFIVKPFDEGRVLEAINRVLT
- a CDS encoding cytochrome c biogenesis CcdA family protein, with the protein product MADVNLFLAFGAGFLSFISPCCLPLYPAFLSYITGVSVGELKSDNAMLQKRSVLHTIFFLLGFSLIFVMLGFGTSFLGQFFNDYQDLIRQIGAILIIFFGFVIIGVLSPKFLMKDHKFEFKNRPTGYLGSILIGMAFAAGWTPCTGPILASVIALAASNPGSGMVYMIAYSLGFSIPFLILSFFLGKMQWIRRNSAKIVKVGGYTMIIMGVVLFFDWMTKIIVYLTPIFGGFTGF
- a CDS encoding aspartyl-phosphate phosphatase Spo0E family protein, coding for MLATIEQKRAELIDIVLKNGLSSSISIKHSQELDALLNQYNNYSNFRQKSLSNT
- a CDS encoding ABC transporter ATP-binding protein, coding for MNKTLTSKQQRQVLFRLLSYTKKYKKEFFIAFTLLLIGTIGEIIGPIFVKVFIDDYLTPRNIEAQPLIILGVSYILVHFIKVIVNYFQLVKFHEISLNIIQDLRIDVFTKVHALGLKFFDKTPGGSIVSRVTNDTEAIKDMFISVIATFVQNAVLLIGVFIAMFILNVKLAFFCLFLIPVIFLIMKTYRHFSSKFYQDMRERLSQLNAKINESLQGMAIIQVFRQERRLQKEFDEINEAHYKAGIKNIKLDGLLLRPAIDFVYILALILVLSFFGITSINNVVEIGVLYAFVNYLERFFEPINQMMMRLSLLQQAIVASDRVFSLMDNDELAPVKVGKENPKIDTGTIEFKNVSFSYDGKRDVLKNISFSAKKGETIALVGHTGSGKSSIINLLMRFYEVDRGDILLDGHSIKSFKDDELRKHTGLVLQDPFLFVGTVKENIRLFNKDITDEEIEEAARFVQADSFIQKLPNQYDYQVTERGSTFSSGQRQLIAFARTIAALPKILVLDEATASIDTETEEAIQIALRKMREGRTTIAIAHRLSTIQDANEILVLHQGEIVERGTHQELLSIKGLYYKMYLLQNGHPDGLEKVVGE